The following proteins come from a genomic window of Pseudomonas syringae:
- the icmH gene encoding type IVB secretion system protein IcmH/DotU translates to MQGSREDNSLTYGRNNSSPQSDRFIGVDDTSLFEGLQERLFYTAPQVSEKRFTVHVNPLVAAASELLAQVSRLAALDDIGDIHLLNVQLSDQVKRFEAEARQHSIENDHLLVARYVLCTVVDEAVLNTTWGSKSDWSKISLLSRFHKETFGGEKFFQLLEKLSANPLRHLPMLELMYLCLALGFEGKYRSNRRSGNELDDIRDALYRQIRHVRGDVSRTLSPHSQRAESSSADQLRIVPLWLVVLFTIVSLTALYSGFAWVLGEQREAVLKPYQSADLAVLELRS, encoded by the coding sequence ATGCAAGGCAGCCGCGAAGACAACTCCCTTACGTATGGACGGAATAATTCCAGCCCGCAAAGTGACAGGTTTATCGGCGTTGATGATACGAGTCTTTTCGAAGGCTTGCAGGAGCGACTGTTTTACACCGCCCCGCAGGTATCTGAAAAACGATTCACAGTGCATGTCAATCCGCTTGTCGCTGCCGCGAGTGAACTGCTTGCCCAGGTTTCAAGACTGGCCGCGTTGGACGACATCGGCGATATCCACCTCCTGAATGTGCAGCTGTCGGACCAGGTGAAGCGGTTCGAGGCCGAGGCCCGGCAGCACTCGATAGAGAATGATCACCTGCTGGTTGCTCGTTATGTCTTGTGCACGGTGGTGGATGAGGCCGTGTTGAACACGACCTGGGGGAGCAAGAGTGACTGGTCGAAAATCAGTCTGTTGAGTCGCTTTCACAAGGAAACATTTGGCGGCGAGAAATTCTTTCAACTCCTTGAAAAGCTTTCCGCCAATCCGCTCAGGCATCTGCCAATGCTGGAGCTGATGTACCTGTGCCTGGCTCTAGGGTTCGAGGGGAAATACCGTTCGAATCGTCGTAGTGGCAATGAGCTGGATGATATCCGCGATGCCCTTTACCGACAGATAAGGCACGTGAGAGGCGATGTCTCGCGAACACTGTCACCCCATTCGCAGCGCGCAGAGTCGTCGAGTGCTGATCAACTGCGCATTGTGCCGCTGTGGCTGGTTGTGCTGTTCACCATCGTCAGCCTGACCGCACTGTATTCGGGATTTGCCTGGGTACTCGGTGAGCAACGTGAAGCTGTACTCAAACCCTATCAGTCGGCAGATCTGGCAGTGCTTGAGCTCCGGTCTTGA
- the tssM gene encoding type VI secretion system membrane subunit TssM — protein MKTLFKKLITLLCRTWVWSLLLVLLSTALIWLVGPLLAVDDERFWESPVTRLLTISVLFLAWGLGIVFANWRSGVQKKRAEDSHTGHERLRKSLAVEKERLELSSRFKDALRVLKNSALYGEPGARNRNELPWYVLIGPKGSGKTSLLDFSGLDFPLDKPGRKLTRDTRSTASCEWYFTEQAILLDTSGRYLDQPEPEVDRSAWMTLLELLRGRHRTHPLSGVLVTLPVEILLDDLDKRLETIAGDVRDRLGEIFQRLHVDVPVYLVLTKADSIVGFDEFFDQLSREEAEQVLGATFQKGQRGDDVDVLGLEFETLLQRLGSQVITRIHQERDSLRRGKMLEFPTHLGKIGRRLSIFVELAFSGNRYQRASHLRGFYLTRAPHLIQGNQQSDANEDSRLPVQHGGRARFIHDLLRHVIFPEADLAMLDKETRRAIQWRQRGVYCAALLVLTVSGVLWATGFSANHDRLEKLRILGQQWVQQRSSLAPQDDLLAVLDTLNTSYAAAQVFPDSSDVALHERSGLYQGKPANDVLLRAYHADLQTRLLPRVVRMFEARILDSLQNREQLLNSLRAYLMLVQREHRIPSVLEEWIAADWSIRYAGHAQAQRELNQHFGRLLALPFTSLVNEPLVEQARQALNNESFADVVYRVLRDKARALPDYTLGQNAGPQGSVLAGADYRIPGLYTRQGYERYFVTHGTGVVTDIMRDNWVLGEGTQFSATQLRALMIELEKLYFRDYADHWGEAIGRVSLQPFESPGQGAVQMAGLAAAHSPLVQLLIEVRDNTRFPVLADSLDTLKAEADKAVSTPVALTRVAAVGEQLQESVASSLPETAKRSLQRRFDPLHRLLDDDNGPAADLITALNAINELQVQMAALGRSGQPDLAAYEMAKGRMSGQQDALSKLRNAATLLPQPVGGWFNALAEDTWSFVLYQSHHYLNQRYKAELYGFYEQSLDKRYPFHAHSSSDVALNDFREFFKAQGIAERFFDNYLKPFVSGDPGRYRLRTIDGYSLPMSRAYLDQMAGVQNIRKSFFTDHTQEPQVQFTLEPYTLDPGVRRAEFRVGDQSLEYRHGPIVPMPFRWPVESDDGRASLVMEGMAGRPLGIEKNTGPWSLFRLIDLMQVEPLRGRDVLMLKADVGGMRANYLLSSQRAPNPFDMSALRDFRLPAQL, from the coding sequence ATGAAAACCCTGTTCAAAAAACTCATCACTTTGCTGTGCCGCACCTGGGTCTGGTCGCTGCTGTTGGTATTGCTTTCAACAGCCCTGATCTGGCTGGTCGGCCCCTTGCTGGCGGTCGACGACGAGCGCTTCTGGGAAAGTCCGGTTACGCGCCTGCTAACCATTAGCGTGCTGTTTCTGGCCTGGGGACTCGGGATCGTTTTCGCGAACTGGCGCAGCGGCGTGCAAAAGAAACGGGCTGAGGACAGCCATACGGGTCATGAGCGTCTGCGTAAGTCCTTGGCCGTCGAAAAAGAACGTCTGGAGCTGTCCAGTCGCTTCAAGGACGCCTTGCGAGTACTCAAGAATTCCGCTCTGTATGGCGAACCTGGCGCGCGCAACCGGAATGAGTTGCCCTGGTATGTACTGATCGGCCCGAAGGGCAGTGGCAAGACCAGCCTGCTGGATTTTTCCGGGCTCGACTTTCCCCTCGACAAGCCCGGCCGCAAGCTGACTCGCGATACGCGAAGCACCGCCAGTTGCGAATGGTACTTTACCGAACAGGCGATCCTGCTGGACACCTCAGGTCGCTATCTCGACCAGCCTGAGCCCGAGGTCGACCGCAGCGCATGGATGACGCTGCTGGAATTGTTACGAGGTCGTCACCGGACACATCCGCTCAGCGGTGTATTGGTGACGTTGCCTGTGGAGATTCTGCTTGATGATCTGGACAAGCGTCTGGAGACAATCGCCGGCGATGTGCGAGATCGTCTGGGTGAGATTTTTCAGCGTTTGCATGTTGATGTCCCGGTTTATCTGGTGCTGACCAAGGCAGACTCGATCGTCGGTTTCGATGAGTTTTTTGATCAGCTGTCCCGGGAGGAGGCTGAGCAGGTTCTTGGGGCCACTTTTCAGAAGGGGCAGCGGGGCGACGATGTCGATGTGCTCGGTCTGGAGTTCGAAACCTTGCTGCAGCGCCTTGGCAGTCAGGTCATTACCCGCATTCATCAGGAGCGCGACAGCCTGCGCCGGGGAAAGATGCTCGAGTTTCCCACTCATCTTGGAAAGATCGGACGTCGACTGAGTATCTTTGTCGAACTGGCGTTTTCCGGTAACCGCTACCAGCGGGCCAGCCATCTGCGCGGGTTCTACCTGACGCGTGCGCCGCACCTTATTCAGGGCAATCAGCAGTCTGACGCCAACGAAGACAGCAGGCTACCCGTGCAGCATGGCGGGCGTGCGAGGTTCATTCATGATTTGTTGCGTCATGTGATCTTCCCTGAGGCCGACCTGGCCATGCTCGACAAGGAAACGCGGCGAGCGATTCAGTGGCGCCAGCGGGGAGTGTATTGCGCAGCGCTGCTGGTTCTGACGGTTTCCGGGGTACTGTGGGCGACCGGGTTCAGCGCCAACCACGACCGCCTGGAAAAGCTTCGCATCCTCGGGCAGCAATGGGTGCAGCAGCGTTCATCGCTGGCGCCTCAGGATGACCTGCTGGCAGTGCTTGATACCTTGAATACCAGCTACGCGGCTGCTCAAGTATTTCCCGACAGCAGCGATGTCGCACTGCACGAGCGCAGTGGGCTCTATCAGGGAAAGCCCGCCAACGATGTGCTTTTACGCGCCTACCATGCTGATCTGCAAACCCGGTTGCTGCCTCGAGTGGTCCGCATGTTCGAAGCCCGGATACTGGATAGCCTGCAAAATCGCGAGCAACTGCTGAACAGTCTTCGCGCCTATCTGATGCTTGTCCAGCGCGAGCACCGGATACCTTCTGTGCTGGAGGAGTGGATCGCAGCGGACTGGTCAATTCGCTATGCCGGTCACGCCCAGGCGCAGCGCGAACTGAACCAGCATTTCGGGCGCCTGCTGGCTTTGCCGTTTACCTCTTTGGTCAACGAACCACTGGTGGAACAGGCACGGCAGGCGTTGAATAACGAATCCTTTGCTGATGTGGTTTATCGGGTGTTGCGTGACAAGGCACGCGCACTTCCAGATTACACGCTGGGCCAAAACGCCGGCCCGCAGGGCAGTGTTCTGGCAGGCGCTGATTATCGAATTCCGGGTCTCTATACCCGGCAGGGCTATGAGCGGTATTTCGTTACTCACGGTACGGGTGTGGTGACTGACATCATGCGCGACAACTGGGTGCTGGGTGAGGGCACACAGTTCAGCGCAACTCAATTGCGTGCGCTGATGATCGAGCTGGAAAAGCTGTATTTTCGTGATTATGCCGATCATTGGGGCGAGGCTATCGGAAGGGTCTCGTTGCAACCTTTCGAGAGCCCTGGGCAAGGCGCTGTACAAATGGCCGGGCTTGCGGCCGCCCATTCGCCGTTGGTGCAGTTGCTGATCGAGGTGCGTGACAATACGCGCTTCCCGGTGCTTGCAGACAGCCTCGACACGCTGAAAGCCGAAGCCGATAAAGCCGTCTCCACACCCGTTGCGCTTACCCGGGTTGCTGCGGTTGGCGAGCAGTTGCAGGAGTCGGTTGCCAGCAGTCTGCCCGAGACAGCAAAGAGATCCTTGCAGCGTCGGTTCGACCCATTGCATCGCCTGCTGGATGATGACAATGGTCCTGCTGCCGATCTGATTACAGCACTGAACGCCATCAATGAATTGCAGGTGCAAATGGCTGCGCTGGGGCGCTCGGGTCAGCCCGATCTGGCTGCCTACGAGATGGCCAAGGGGCGGATGTCCGGTCAGCAGGATGCGTTGAGCAAACTGCGCAACGCCGCCACGCTACTGCCGCAGCCGGTTGGCGGCTGGTTCAATGCCTTGGCGGAAGACACCTGGAGCTTTGTGCTGTATCAGTCGCATCACTACCTCAACCAGCGCTACAAAGCCGAGCTCTACGGGTTTTACGAGCAATCGCTCGACAAACGTTATCCGTTCCACGCACACAGCAGCAGCGATGTCGCGCTTAACGATTTTCGCGAGTTTTTCAAAGCCCAGGGAATTGCTGAGCGTTTTTTCGACAATTACCTGAAACCGTTTGTCAGTGGTGACCCCGGCCGCTATCGCCTGCGCACGATCGACGGTTACAGTTTGCCGATGAGTCGCGCCTATCTGGATCAGATGGCCGGTGTGCAGAACATTCGCAAGAGCTTCTTCACCGACCATACGCAGGAGCCGCAGGTGCAATTCACGCTTGAACCCTACACCCTTGACCCCGGCGTGCGCCGCGCCGAATTTCGTGTCGGTGATCAGTCGCTGGAGTATCGCCACGGCCCCATCGTGCCAATGCCTTTCAGGTGGCCTGTCGAGAGTGATGATGGACGTGCCAGTCTGGTCATGGAGGGCATGGCCGGTCGACCGCTCGGCATAGAAAAGAATACCGGGCCGTGGTCGCTGTTCCGCCTCATTGACCTGATGCAGGTCGAGCCGCTGCGAGGGCGTGATGTGCTGATGCTCAAAGCCGACGTCGGCGGGATGCGCGCCAACTACCTGTTGTCGAGCCAGCGCGCGCCCAATCCATTCGACATGAGTGCGTTGCGCGACTTTCGTTTGCCTGCGCAGCTGTGA
- a CDS encoding GNAT family N-acetyltransferase, producing the protein MLNIDWLSNHLHHSDTMARWLHRQFSYEFASQALEDWQTEFSQAQQDGRWTCLIAMEEGELLGGAALASDDLPERPDLGPWLACVLVKPEARGRGVAAQLIEGICSHAKAIGITTLYLHTHDQQTYYARRGWQVLERFEAWGKEHWVMSREL; encoded by the coding sequence ATGCTCAACATTGACTGGCTCAGCAACCACCTGCATCACAGCGACACAATGGCGCGATGGCTTCATCGGCAATTCAGTTACGAATTCGCGTCGCAGGCGCTTGAGGACTGGCAGACTGAGTTCTCGCAAGCGCAGCAGGATGGTCGATGGACATGCCTGATCGCCATGGAGGAGGGTGAGTTGTTGGGCGGCGCGGCGTTGGCCAGCGACGACTTGCCTGAACGTCCTGATCTGGGGCCGTGGCTGGCCTGCGTTCTGGTAAAACCCGAAGCACGGGGCAGGGGAGTGGCTGCGCAGTTGATCGAGGGCATTTGCAGTCATGCCAAGGCCATTGGCATCACCACGTTGTATCTGCACACCCATGATCAGCAAACGTATTACGCCAGGCGCGGTTGGCAGGTGCTGGAACGTTTTGAAGCCTGGGGCAAGGAGCACTGGGTGATGTCGCGGGAGCTGTAG
- a CDS encoding metallophosphoesterase family protein, producing the protein MKVGVISDTHGLLRPEAIAALEGCEAIIHAGDIGSQDIVDQLTAIAPLHIVRGNNDMDAAWATPIADHLRFAIEGWQTLLVHDIADVPPLLDDSVKLVITGHSHKPLIEWREDTLYLNPGSAGRRRFKLPVTLALLEVSADAMEPTLVRLID; encoded by the coding sequence ATGAAAGTTGGCGTGATTTCCGACACCCATGGACTGCTGCGTCCTGAAGCCATTGCCGCGCTTGAAGGCTGCGAGGCAATCATCCATGCCGGTGACATCGGCAGCCAGGACATCGTCGACCAGCTGACAGCCATCGCCCCGTTGCACATCGTACGTGGCAACAACGACATGGACGCTGCCTGGGCAACGCCCATCGCCGACCACCTGCGCTTCGCTATCGAAGGCTGGCAAACCCTGCTGGTCCACGACATCGCCGACGTTCCGCCACTGCTGGATGACAGCGTGAAACTGGTCATCACCGGGCACTCACACAAACCGCTCATCGAATGGCGCGAAGACACGCTGTATCTCAATCCGGGCAGTGCCGGACGAAGGCGCTTCAAATTGCCGGTAACGCTGGCGCTGCTTGAAGTGAGCGCGGATGCGATGGAGCCGACCCTGGTCAGGTTGATTGACTGA
- a CDS encoding ATP phosphoribosyltransferase regulatory subunit has protein sequence MKRKVVSGAIFIEAGAEEAIVPALWGQDTFIEKAGGSEIIGQMWAFNDKAGRACCLIPEPTALFQERSAILLNGRSEALFFYVARCYRYERPQAGRYREFTQLGLEILGPSPQQALLRSQAICTGFLDVLGLDYQLNIAVKRGLSYYLEGNGFEVRCPGLGAQQQVVGGGAYREGAGFGIGLERLVLALGLDP, from the coding sequence GTGAAACGGAAAGTCGTTTCCGGAGCTATCTTCATCGAAGCGGGCGCTGAAGAAGCCATCGTCCCGGCGTTGTGGGGCCAGGACACCTTTATCGAAAAAGCCGGTGGCAGTGAAATCATCGGGCAGATGTGGGCCTTCAATGACAAGGCCGGGCGCGCCTGCTGCCTGATCCCGGAGCCAACTGCGCTGTTTCAGGAACGCAGCGCAATACTCCTCAACGGGCGCAGCGAAGCACTGTTTTTCTATGTGGCGCGCTGTTATCGGTACGAGCGACCTCAGGCTGGGCGCTATCGGGAATTCACCCAGTTGGGGCTGGAAATTCTCGGCCCTTCGCCGCAGCAGGCATTGCTGCGCAGCCAGGCAATCTGTACGGGGTTTCTCGACGTACTGGGGCTGGATTACCAACTGAACATCGCCGTTAAACGCGGCCTGAGTTATTACCTTGAAGGCAATGGCTTTGAAGTGCGCTGCCCAGGGTTGGGCGCGCAGCAGCAAGTAGTCGGTGGTGGCGCTTATCGGGAGGGCGCCGGGTTCGGCATCGGGCTTGAGCGGCTGGTGCTGGCGCTTGGGCTTGATCCATAA
- a CDS encoding GNAT family N-acetyltransferase produces the protein MHIPAPQILIQRLTEAHLEGVTALYNEPAVCRQVLQMPYQSIDIWRKRLADSTERHLKLVALNGGEVVGNIGLEQYSRSRQSHVGALGMGVASAWQGKGIGSRLLAAALEVADNWMNLHRVELTVYADNEAAQGLYRKFGFEVEGRLRNYAVRDGAFVDALSMARLR, from the coding sequence GTGCATATCCCTGCTCCGCAAATCCTTATCCAGCGCCTGACTGAGGCGCACCTGGAAGGCGTGACCGCGCTGTACAACGAGCCGGCCGTCTGTCGCCAGGTGCTGCAGATGCCTTACCAGTCGATCGATATCTGGCGTAAACGCCTGGCCGACAGCACCGAGCGTCATCTGAAACTCGTCGCATTGAATGGTGGCGAGGTGGTCGGCAACATCGGCCTAGAGCAATATTCACGCAGCCGGCAGAGCCATGTCGGAGCCTTAGGCATGGGCGTCGCATCCGCCTGGCAGGGCAAGGGCATCGGCTCCAGGTTGCTGGCAGCGGCGCTGGAGGTGGCTGACAACTGGATGAATCTGCACCGGGTTGAACTGACGGTGTATGCCGACAATGAGGCCGCGCAAGGCCTCTATCGCAAATTCGGTTTCGAAGTCGAAGGTCGCCTGCGCAACTACGCCGTGCGCGATGGCGCGTTCGTCGACGCCCTGAGCATGGCGCGGCTGAGATAG
- a CDS encoding TauD/TfdA dioxygenase family protein codes for MLATSNARLFQEPIKPAIGTRIFASKQALLSGEHAGEIRERLEQRGVLVFPQIHFSDAEQIAFTRTLGTFAPEASDGQNITKISLDVKENPAGAEFLKGSLYWHIDGTSSDAPILASLLSCKATASWGGNTGFCNTYAAYEGLSSADKQRYECLRVIHAPWASLLYYNPEPSLAMLTSMQAIGEKELPLVWKHRSGRKSLILGCTAQQVVGVSMAQSARILVGLRDWATAEAFSYSHEWQVGDLVIWDNTGTMHRAEAYDPACGRMMHRTKLRGEEPFE; via the coding sequence ATGTTAGCCACTTCGAACGCCCGGTTGTTTCAGGAGCCCATCAAGCCAGCAATAGGCACGCGCATCTTCGCCAGCAAACAGGCATTGCTGTCAGGTGAACATGCCGGGGAGATCCGTGAACGGCTGGAGCAGCGGGGTGTGCTGGTGTTTCCGCAGATCCATTTCAGCGACGCTGAACAGATCGCCTTTACTCGCACGCTGGGTACCTTCGCCCCCGAAGCCAGTGATGGGCAGAACATCACCAAAATCAGCCTTGATGTGAAAGAGAACCCGGCAGGCGCAGAGTTTCTCAAAGGCTCGCTGTACTGGCATATCGACGGTACCAGCAGCGATGCGCCGATCCTGGCGTCTTTGCTGTCCTGCAAGGCGACAGCAAGCTGGGGCGGGAATACGGGTTTCTGTAATACGTATGCGGCTTACGAAGGTCTGTCGAGCGCTGACAAACAACGTTACGAATGCCTTCGGGTAATTCATGCCCCCTGGGCTTCGTTACTCTATTACAATCCGGAACCCAGCCTTGCGATGCTCACCTCCATGCAGGCCATCGGTGAGAAGGAGTTGCCATTGGTGTGGAAGCACCGCTCCGGTCGCAAGTCGTTGATTCTGGGCTGCACCGCGCAACAGGTAGTCGGTGTCAGCATGGCGCAAAGTGCCCGGATTCTGGTGGGGCTTCGCGATTGGGCCACGGCCGAGGCGTTCAGTTACAGCCATGAGTGGCAGGTCGGTGATCTGGTGATCTGGGACAACACCGGCACCATGCACCGTGCTGAAGCCTATGACCCGGCATGCGGGCGCATGATGCACCGCACCAAGTTGCGGGGCGAAGAGCCTTTCGAGTGA
- a CDS encoding GAF domain-containing protein: MSLEMTASRSGLTAEERSAIAEIEGTTNVLRLVTRLTGMRFAGISKFTETDWIVCSVYDPTGLGIEDDDVFELETTLCSELCTKPEALFIPQISQNAWYANRPVVKRFAIESYAGVPIFLPDGQLYGALCALDSHATSFDDPDLAETLTLFARLIGCIFFANITEPDNRGR, encoded by the coding sequence ATGAGTTTGGAAATGACTGCTTCAAGAAGCGGCCTGACCGCGGAGGAGCGCTCTGCAATTGCCGAGATCGAGGGCACAACCAACGTCCTGCGACTTGTCACTCGACTGACCGGCATGCGCTTCGCGGGTATCTCGAAGTTTACCGAGACGGACTGGATAGTCTGCTCGGTGTATGACCCGACCGGCCTGGGCATCGAAGACGATGACGTGTTCGAACTCGAAACCACGCTGTGCAGCGAGCTTTGCACCAAACCGGAAGCCCTGTTCATCCCGCAGATCAGTCAGAACGCCTGGTACGCGAATCGTCCGGTGGTAAAACGGTTTGCCATCGAAAGTTATGCGGGCGTGCCTATCTTTCTTCCGGACGGGCAGCTTTATGGTGCGCTGTGCGCTCTGGATTCACACGCAACGTCGTTTGACGACCCCGACCTGGCAGAAACGCTGACCCTGTTTGCGCGACTGATCGGTTGTATTTTCTTCGCCAACATCACCGAACCGGATAACCGGGGCCGTTGA
- a CDS encoding LysR family transcriptional regulator, producing the protein MDLFQAMRVYVKVVETGSLTAAAQACSISTTMVGNHLRALEQRLGVSLLQRTTRRQRLTEFGTAYYQRCLEVLGLVAESEQLAEQAQGDPTGTLRITAPLTFGSELLAPALVEFSRRFPEVKLDLVLTNQRLDMIDNGFDVAIRLGNIAQSSPLIARPLQDYTLTICAAPDYLARHSAPARPEDLRSHNCLAFAYPAGDEWRTAGTQWRMTGPEGEVLVDVDGSMVANTSAGLYQAARAGLGVVMLPDALVQRDLQEGRLVALLPGYHLPRRPMNLLYVQDRYRLPKLRSFVEFAMGRWGR; encoded by the coding sequence ATGGATTTGTTTCAGGCGATGCGGGTGTATGTAAAGGTGGTTGAAACCGGCAGCCTGACGGCAGCGGCACAGGCCTGTTCGATTTCCACAACGATGGTCGGCAATCACTTGCGCGCATTGGAGCAGCGTCTGGGCGTCAGCCTTCTGCAGCGCACCACTCGCCGACAGCGATTGACGGAGTTCGGCACCGCGTATTACCAGCGCTGCCTTGAAGTACTGGGGCTGGTCGCCGAGTCCGAACAACTGGCCGAGCAAGCGCAGGGCGACCCGACCGGTACTTTGCGTATCACCGCACCGCTGACGTTCGGTTCGGAATTGCTGGCCCCTGCCTTGGTTGAGTTCTCGCGGCGCTTTCCCGAAGTCAAACTCGATCTGGTGCTGACCAACCAGCGTCTGGACATGATCGACAATGGGTTTGACGTCGCCATCCGCCTGGGCAACATTGCGCAATCATCGCCATTGATTGCGCGCCCCCTGCAGGACTACACACTGACCATATGCGCTGCGCCAGACTATCTTGCTCGCCACAGTGCGCCAGCCCGCCCCGAAGATCTTCGCTCGCATAACTGCCTGGCGTTCGCTTACCCGGCAGGCGATGAGTGGCGCACTGCTGGCACGCAATGGCGTATGACCGGACCTGAAGGCGAAGTGCTGGTGGACGTCGACGGCTCGATGGTGGCCAACACTTCAGCAGGCCTTTATCAGGCGGCCCGCGCCGGGCTGGGCGTGGTGATGCTTCCGGATGCGCTCGTTCAGCGTGATTTGCAGGAAGGCCGACTGGTCGCGCTGCTGCCGGGCTATCACCTGCCCAGACGGCCGATGAACCTGCTGTATGTGCAGGACCGTTACCGACTGCCCAAGCTGAGAAGTTTTGTGGAGTTTGCGATGGGGCGTTGGGGGCGCTAG
- a CDS encoding aspartate aminotransferase family protein encodes MTTTCLMTTYQPLALSFTHGLGTRLWDQAGREYLDAVAGVAVTGVGHSHPLLVEAIREQAGLLLHTSNLYSIDWQQRLAKKLTEVSGLERVFFNNSGAEANETALKLARLHGWHKYIEQPLVVVMENAFHGRTLGTLSASDGPAVRLGFSKLPGDCIKVPFGDLAAFDNVCATHGHRIAAVLVEPIQGEGGAQVAPAGYLKALRERCTRRDWLLMLDEIQTGMGRTGKWFAFQHEGIVPDVMTLAKGLGNGVPIGACLARGKAAGLFTPGSHGSTFGGNPLACRVGCTVIDIIEQQGLLENARVQGQHLLDRLREVLGDHPQVLEIRGRGLMIGIELQQVIPELTRIAAEQHGLLINVTRSKVIRLLPPLVLDAAEVEQIVQRLAATLDSAGQRVLKRTA; translated from the coding sequence ATGACCACCACCTGCCTGATGACCACCTACCAACCGCTCGCCCTGAGCTTTACCCATGGATTGGGCACGCGCCTGTGGGATCAGGCCGGGCGCGAATACCTGGATGCGGTGGCTGGCGTGGCGGTTACCGGCGTAGGGCACTCGCACCCGCTGTTGGTAGAGGCAATTCGCGAGCAGGCCGGTTTGTTGTTACACACCTCCAACCTGTACAGCATTGACTGGCAGCAGCGGCTGGCGAAGAAACTGACCGAGGTATCAGGCCTGGAGCGGGTGTTTTTCAACAATTCCGGTGCCGAGGCCAACGAAACCGCGCTCAAGCTGGCGCGCCTGCATGGCTGGCACAAATACATCGAACAGCCCTTGGTGGTGGTGATGGAAAACGCCTTTCACGGTCGTACGCTGGGCACGCTGTCAGCCAGCGACGGGCCCGCCGTGCGCCTGGGCTTCAGCAAGCTGCCGGGGGACTGCATCAAAGTGCCGTTCGGGGATCTGGCAGCGTTCGATAACGTCTGTGCCACTCACGGCCATCGTATCGCAGCGGTACTGGTCGAGCCGATTCAGGGCGAGGGCGGCGCGCAGGTGGCACCTGCCGGGTATCTCAAAGCGTTGAGAGAGCGCTGCACGCGGCGCGACTGGTTGCTGATGCTCGACGAAATCCAGACCGGCATGGGACGGACCGGCAAGTGGTTTGCCTTTCAGCACGAAGGCATCGTGCCCGACGTCATGACCCTCGCCAAAGGGCTGGGCAATGGCGTGCCGATCGGGGCCTGTCTGGCGCGGGGCAAAGCGGCCGGACTGTTCACGCCCGGCAGTCATGGCAGCACGTTCGGTGGCAACCCGCTGGCCTGCCGGGTGGGCTGCACAGTGATCGATATCATCGAGCAGCAGGGGCTGCTGGAAAATGCCCGGGTGCAAGGTCAGCATCTGCTCGACCGTCTGCGCGAAGTACTGGGTGATCACCCTCAGGTGCTGGAGATTCGTGGGCGGGGGCTGATGATCGGTATCGAGTTGCAGCAGGTCATCCCCGAACTGACCCGCATCGCTGCTGAGCAACACGGTCTGTTGATCAACGTGACGCGCAGCAAGGTCATTCGCCTGCTGCCGCCATTGGTGCTGGATGCCGCCGAGGTGGAGCAGATCGTCCAGCGGCTGGCGGCAACGCTGGACAGCGCCGGTCAGCGGGTACTCAAGCGTACCGCCTGA
- a CDS encoding DUF4174 domain-containing protein, producing the protein MLIRSLTLATLLVAAGTALAADSDGPLAQERGKSRPLIIIAPSTLDPTLISLKKALEEPANREAFVQRNMVLYTVVNTIGERDGKALDPQSTMALIRELKLGAGVKTRVILVGKDGEKKIEKSESVDPKEIFATIDQMPMREKEAAAPAPEPAAKPAPAEKPGKPVKGAAPGKTLDD; encoded by the coding sequence ATGTTAATCCGGTCCCTGACCCTCGCCACCCTGCTTGTCGCTGCCGGTACAGCGCTGGCTGCCGACAGCGATGGCCCCCTGGCACAGGAGCGCGGTAAGTCGCGACCCTTGATCATCATCGCGCCCAGCACGCTTGATCCTACGCTGATCAGTCTCAAAAAGGCGCTGGAAGAACCGGCCAACCGCGAGGCTTTTGTGCAGCGCAATATGGTGCTGTACACGGTGGTCAACACCATCGGCGAACGCGATGGCAAAGCGCTGGACCCGCAGTCGACCATGGCCTTGATCCGTGAGCTGAAACTGGGGGCGGGCGTGAAGACCCGGGTCATTCTGGTGGGCAAGGATGGCGAGAAGAAGATCGAAAAATCAGAGTCGGTAGACCCCAAAGAGATTTTTGCCACTATCGATCAAATGCCGATGCGCGAGAAAGAAGCGGCCGCCCCGGCGCCTGAGCCGGCGGCAAAGCCGGCACCGGCTGAAAAGCCCGGCAAGCCTGTGAAGGGCGCTGCGCCTGGCAAGACGCTGGATGACTGA